From Cheilinus undulatus linkage group 17, ASM1832078v1, whole genome shotgun sequence, one genomic window encodes:
- the prlra gene encoding prolactin receptor a isoform X1: MLCGAMMWNAVGVNLLLLLLVFACYAKGMGYSPPGKPTLTRCRSPEKETFTCWWEPGSDGGLPTTHALFYRKENSETVYECPDYHTAGENSCFFNKNDTSIWVNYNITVMATNALGSTFSDPVDIDVVYIVKPNHPEKVTVTVMEDKGWPFLRVTWEPPHKADTRSGWITLIYELRVKLEGENDWEMHLAGQQKMFNIFSLRSGGTYLVQVRCKPDHGFWSEWSSTSFIKVPDYFHREKPMWVLITCFCAFIFLILTWLLHMNSDSLKHYILPPVPGPKIRGFDKQLLKNGKADEIFSALVVSDFPPTTSPNCEDLLVEYLEVYISEEQELIEESKDLHDVCLKSEGCTSDSDSGRGSCDSHTLLMDKYRETKNEKRQRDKESSQTGTEDQRHQKDWEEEVSMYAHVEMISPNISSGRVKTWPSVYSPLPQYSSDQKSSLERDKPHCLSDTLYPPGSSSSSLDQPLQHTKEALRPTDWEFSFGNKQPHLLHSQTQARQQLQAHSDVNISRISYKQALTGQQSPAVQSTEYVEVQRVSEENAVLLQPLNSGRGHVEGCSQLPLGEDYSRVKSVDMDNRLLLTGEVTQKERRQCEDLDMTGEEPENCHTSSSVSTIQKHTACIHTAITVQDEMVLTGNGYVDTSTARTLPSY, from the exons ATGCTTTGTGGTGCCATGATGTGGAACGCTGTGGGAGTTAacctgcttctgctgctgcttgtctTTGCCTGCTATGCAAAGGGAATGG GCTACAGCCCGCCAGGGAAGCCCACACTGACGCGATGTCGTTCTCCAGAAAAAGAGACTTTCACCTGCTGGTGGGAGCCAGGCTCTGATGGGGGCCTGCCAACCACCCACGCTCTGTTCTATCGTAAAGAAAA CTCTGAGACTGTGTACGAGTGTCCCGACTACCACACAGCAGGAGAGAACTCCTGCTTCTTTAACAAGAACGACACGTCCATCTGGGTAAACTACAACATCACTGTGATGGCCACGAACGCTCTGGGCAGCACATTCTCCGATCCTGTGGATATAGACGTTGTGTACATTG TCAAACCTAATCATCCAGAGAAGGTAACAGTGACTGTGATGGAGGACAAGGGCTGGCCCTTCCTCCGGGTGACGTGGGAACCACCACATAAAGCTGACACCCGCTCTGGCTGGATCACTCTCATCTACGAGCTTCGAGTGAAGCTGGAGGGGGAAAATGACTGGGAG ATGCACCTTGCAGGCCAGCAGAAgatgtttaacattttcagCCTGCGGTCAGGTGGTACATACCTTGTTCAGGTGCGATGTAAGCCGGATCATGGCTTCTGGAGTGAATGGAGTTCAACTTCCTTCATCAAAGTTCCTGACT aTTTCCATCGGGAAAAGCCAATGTGGGTCCTCATTACATGCTTTTGTGCCTTTATCTTCCTCATCCTCACATGGCTGCTTCACATGAACAGTGATAG TCTGAAGCATTACATTCTGCCACCTGTCCCGGGTCCAAAAATCAGAGGATTTGACAAGCAGCTTCTAAAG AACGGCAAGGCCGATGAGATCTTCAGTGCACTGGTGGTGTCTGATTTTCCCCCCACTACATCCCCTAATTGTGAGGACCTGCTGGTGGAGTATTTAGAGGTGTACATCTCTGAGGAGCAGGAGCTGATAGAGGAAAGCAAAGATCTTCATGATGTTTGCCTCAAGTCTGAGGGCTGTACATCAGACAGCGACTCTGGCCGGGGCAGCTGTGACAGCCACACACTGCTGATGGATAAATATCgagagacaaaaaatgaaaagaggcaaagagaTAAGGAGAGCAGTCAAACCGGAACCGAGGACCAGAGGCACCAGAAGGACTGGGAGGAGGAAGTGTCGATGTATGCTCATGTAGAAATGATCAGTCCTAACATTTCCAGTGGCAGGGTGAAGACTTGGCCTTCAGTGTATTCTCCGCTGCCTCAGTACAGCTCAGACCAAAAGAGCTCACTTGAGAGGGACAAACCGCACTGCCTCTCGGACACTCTGTACCCTCCAGGCTCGTCATCTTCTTCCCTCGACCAGCCCCTCCAACACACCAAGGAAGCTCTTAGACCAACAGATTGGGAGTTCAGTTTTGGGAACAAGCAACCTCATCTACTCCATTCTCAGACTCAAGCTCGCCAGCAACTCCAAGCCCACAGCGATGTCAACATCTCAAGAATCAGCTACAAACAGGCACTCACAGGTCAGCAGTCGCCTGCTGTGCAATCAACTGAATATGTGGAAGTTCAGAGGGTCAGTGAGGAGAATGCGGTGCTTCTCCAACCTTTAAACTCAGGGCGAGGCCATGTTGAAGGCTGCTCTCAGCTTCCTCTTGGGGAGGACTACAGCAGGGTGAAGAGTGTGGACATGGACAACAGGCTGCTGCTCACAGGAGAGGTCACACAAAAAGAAAGGCGTCAATGTGAGGACCTGGACATGACTGGAGAAgaaccagagaactgccacacaTCATCATCAGTTTCTACCATACAGAAGCATACAGCCTGCATTCACACTGCCATAACAGTGCAGGATGAAATGGTGCTAACAGGGAATGGTTATGTTGATACTTCAACAGCTAGAACACTACCCAGTTACTGA
- the prlra gene encoding prolactin receptor a isoform X2 gives MATNALGSTFSDPVDIDVVYIVKPNHPEKVTVTVMEDKGWPFLRVTWEPPHKADTRSGWITLIYELRVKLEGENDWEMHLAGQQKMFNIFSLRSGGTYLVQVRCKPDHGFWSEWSSTSFIKVPDYFHREKPMWVLITCFCAFIFLILTWLLHMNSDSLKHYILPPVPGPKIRGFDKQLLKNGKADEIFSALVVSDFPPTTSPNCEDLLVEYLEVYISEEQELIEESKDLHDVCLKSEGCTSDSDSGRGSCDSHTLLMDKYRETKNEKRQRDKESSQTGTEDQRHQKDWEEEVSMYAHVEMISPNISSGRVKTWPSVYSPLPQYSSDQKSSLERDKPHCLSDTLYPPGSSSSSLDQPLQHTKEALRPTDWEFSFGNKQPHLLHSQTQARQQLQAHSDVNISRISYKQALTGQQSPAVQSTEYVEVQRVSEENAVLLQPLNSGRGHVEGCSQLPLGEDYSRVKSVDMDNRLLLTGEVTQKERRQCEDLDMTGEEPENCHTSSSVSTIQKHTACIHTAITVQDEMVLTGNGYVDTSTARTLPSY, from the exons ATGGCCACGAACGCTCTGGGCAGCACATTCTCCGATCCTGTGGATATAGACGTTGTGTACATTG TCAAACCTAATCATCCAGAGAAGGTAACAGTGACTGTGATGGAGGACAAGGGCTGGCCCTTCCTCCGGGTGACGTGGGAACCACCACATAAAGCTGACACCCGCTCTGGCTGGATCACTCTCATCTACGAGCTTCGAGTGAAGCTGGAGGGGGAAAATGACTGGGAG ATGCACCTTGCAGGCCAGCAGAAgatgtttaacattttcagCCTGCGGTCAGGTGGTACATACCTTGTTCAGGTGCGATGTAAGCCGGATCATGGCTTCTGGAGTGAATGGAGTTCAACTTCCTTCATCAAAGTTCCTGACT aTTTCCATCGGGAAAAGCCAATGTGGGTCCTCATTACATGCTTTTGTGCCTTTATCTTCCTCATCCTCACATGGCTGCTTCACATGAACAGTGATAG TCTGAAGCATTACATTCTGCCACCTGTCCCGGGTCCAAAAATCAGAGGATTTGACAAGCAGCTTCTAAAG AACGGCAAGGCCGATGAGATCTTCAGTGCACTGGTGGTGTCTGATTTTCCCCCCACTACATCCCCTAATTGTGAGGACCTGCTGGTGGAGTATTTAGAGGTGTACATCTCTGAGGAGCAGGAGCTGATAGAGGAAAGCAAAGATCTTCATGATGTTTGCCTCAAGTCTGAGGGCTGTACATCAGACAGCGACTCTGGCCGGGGCAGCTGTGACAGCCACACACTGCTGATGGATAAATATCgagagacaaaaaatgaaaagaggcaaagagaTAAGGAGAGCAGTCAAACCGGAACCGAGGACCAGAGGCACCAGAAGGACTGGGAGGAGGAAGTGTCGATGTATGCTCATGTAGAAATGATCAGTCCTAACATTTCCAGTGGCAGGGTGAAGACTTGGCCTTCAGTGTATTCTCCGCTGCCTCAGTACAGCTCAGACCAAAAGAGCTCACTTGAGAGGGACAAACCGCACTGCCTCTCGGACACTCTGTACCCTCCAGGCTCGTCATCTTCTTCCCTCGACCAGCCCCTCCAACACACCAAGGAAGCTCTTAGACCAACAGATTGGGAGTTCAGTTTTGGGAACAAGCAACCTCATCTACTCCATTCTCAGACTCAAGCTCGCCAGCAACTCCAAGCCCACAGCGATGTCAACATCTCAAGAATCAGCTACAAACAGGCACTCACAGGTCAGCAGTCGCCTGCTGTGCAATCAACTGAATATGTGGAAGTTCAGAGGGTCAGTGAGGAGAATGCGGTGCTTCTCCAACCTTTAAACTCAGGGCGAGGCCATGTTGAAGGCTGCTCTCAGCTTCCTCTTGGGGAGGACTACAGCAGGGTGAAGAGTGTGGACATGGACAACAGGCTGCTGCTCACAGGAGAGGTCACACAAAAAGAAAGGCGTCAATGTGAGGACCTGGACATGACTGGAGAAgaaccagagaactgccacacaTCATCATCAGTTTCTACCATACAGAAGCATACAGCCTGCATTCACACTGCCATAACAGTGCAGGATGAAATGGTGCTAACAGGGAATGGTTATGTTGATACTTCAACAGCTAGAACACTACCCAGTTACTGA